One Pochonia chlamydosporia 170 chromosome 5, whole genome shotgun sequence DNA segment encodes these proteins:
- a CDS encoding 50S ribosome-binding GTPase domain-containing protein encodes MLRRSLRRTLTRTRPRILCLASPCHKYLPVARCPRRAKPFTSSTIHRQHEHNAFPAIGDTIYALSTAHGRAGIAVIRISGPSSLQIYHGLCPDKPPPKPRRATIRTLTDPTPSVEPNILDSEALLLYFPSPKTVTGEDVLELHVHGGPATVKAVLAAIPKCQTSTRVRYAEPGEFTKRAFIHDRLDLAQIESLSDTLDAETEQQRRAAVRGNSGALGRTYEDWRHQLLYARGEIEALIDFSEDQHFDESQSELLENVARQVARILHSIDLHELGSQRSELLRNGIRIALVGPPNVGKSSLMNIIVGREASIVSGEAGTTRDIVEASLDIRGFLCSFADTAGFRSMGENDTEVIGAVEEEGIRRARKKAQESDIVVVLASVESGPSGPFIHFDKETLALASEAQSSLVVVNKRDAVDEDTFAHLLQAFWQDIREKHPALPSEPICISCKEDASTTTEGGVQGVINGLVSSFSQMTDMPPDMRDLLGVTERQRQLLVKCRGHLEEFMNEAQPQEDGVDADIVLAAEYLRYAADCLARITGKGEAGDVEDVLGVVFEKFCVGK; translated from the exons ATGCTTCGACGCTCACTTCGCCGAACCTTGACACGCACCCGGCCTCGCATACTGTGCCTCGCCTCACCATGTCATAAATACCTCCCCGTGGCGCGGTGTCCGCGGCGTGCAAAACCCTTCACCTCCAGCACCATCCATCGGCAACACGAACACAATGCCTTCCCAGCAATAGGAGACACCATCTACGCCTTGTCCACAGCCCACGGCCGCGCAGGCATTGCCGTGATACGAATCTCCGGGCCCTCATCCCTACAA ATATACCACGGCTTATGTCCAGACAAGCCACCGCCAAAACCTAGACGTGCCACCATCCGCACCCTCACTGACCCGACTCCCAGCGTTGAGCCCAACATCTTGGACTCAGAGGCCCTACTCCTCTATTTTCCCTCCCCCAAAACAGTCACCGGCGAGGACGTCCTCGAGCTGCACGTCCACGGCGGTCCCGCCACAGTGAAAGCCGTGCTGGCAGCGATCCCAAAATGCCAAACCAGCACACGCGTCCGGTACGCCGAACCAGGCGAGTTCACCAAACGCGCCTTCATCCATGATAGGCTTGATCTCGCGCAGATAGAATCACTAAGCGACACCTTGGACGCGGAAACCGAGCAGCAGCGTAGGGCGGCAGTCAGAGGCAACTCTGGCGCATTGGGACGGACGTATGAAGATTGGCGGCACCAACTGCTCTACGCGCGGGGTGAGATTGAAGCTCTCATCGACTTCTCCGAGGATCAACACTTTGACGAATCACAATCCGAGTTGCTGGAGAATGTGGCCAGACAGGTAGCTAGGATATTGCACTCCATCGACCTCCATGAGCTTGGAAGCCAGCGGAGTGAACTACTTCGAAATGGAATCCGAATCGCACTCGTGGGTCCGCCAAATGTAGGTAAAAGCTCACTGATGAACATCATTGTCGGCCGGGAGGCGTCAATCGTGTCAGGGGAAGCGGGAACGACGCGAGACATTGTGGAGGCGAGTCTCGACATTCGAGGATTCTTATGCTCCTTTGCCGACACAGCAGGGTTCAGGTCCATGGGTGAGAATGACACAGAAGTCATTGGCGCggtggaagaagagggcATTCGCCGGGCAAGGAAAAAGGCACAAGAATCAGATATTGTGGTTGTTCTGGCGTCTGTGGAATCAGGACCATCTGGGCCGTTCATTCACTTTGACAAGGAGACGCTTGCTCTTGCGTCTGAAGCGCAGTCCTCTCTCGTCGTTGTCAATAAACGAGATGCCGTTGACGAGGATACATTTGCCCATTTACTACAAGCTTTCTGGCAAGACATCCGGGAGAAACACCCGGCACTGCCCAGTGAACCCATCTGCATTTCCTGCAAAGAAGATGCGTCTACGACTACAGAAGGCGGTGTTCAGGGCGTAATCAACGGGTTGGTGTCGTCGTTTTCTCAAATGACAGACATGCCGCCAGATATGCGGGACTTGTTGGGCGTTACCGAACGACAACGCCAGTTACTCGTCAAGTGTCGCGGCCATTTAGAAGAGTTTATGAACGAGGCGCAGCCGCAAGAGGACGGGGTAGACGCGGATATTGTGCTGGCGGCAGAGTATCTGCGGTATGCGGCGGATTGTCTGGCGCGGATTACGGGGAAAGGCGAGGCGGGGGATGTAGAGGATGTGTTGGGTGTGGTGTTTGAAAA GTTTTGTGTGGGCAAGTAA